The genomic segment GGTGCGGGGGACGCCGGCGCCGGTGACAGGACCGGTCCGGCCCGCGGCGTCCGGGCCCGAGCGGCATCTCCGGCGGATGGCGGTGGGCGGGGCGCTCGCCGTCGTCCTGTCGATCCTCGTCGTCGTGCTCACCCGGCCCGGCACCGACGGCGGCGGCCGCGTCGCCGCGCCGCGGCTGGTGAGCACCCCCAGCCCCGGCCCGGACGGCACCTACCGGATCGTCACCGTCCCCGGCCCTGCCGCCCGGGACCAGACCGTCGCCCTGACCGGCGTGGACGGCACCCGCCTGCACCTCGCCGTCAAGGACATCACCGACCCGCTCACCGGCTACCAGCAGCTCGGGGAGCAACGACACGTCATGGTCACCGTTCACCTGCACAACACCGGCCGGGGCCAGGTGGGCAGCCGCCTCGACGCCGACGCGTGGGTGATGGACGAGCACGGCGTCACCCACCGGGCCAACGGCATGCTGTCACTGTCCGCCGGGGACGCCCCCAGCGGCAGCGCCGACCCCGTCGTGAATCCCGCCTGGCGGCTCGACCCGGACTGGCAGGTCGACCGGCCGATCGTGTTCACCGTGCCGGCCCAGGCCCGGCTCACCCGCCTGCACATCACCGTGCCGCAGGGCAGCGCCGAATGGAACCTGTGATCAGGCCCGCAGGAAGTCCAGCAGCAGCTCGTTGACCACCGGCGGGTCCTCCAGGCTGGGCAGATGCCCGGCCCACTCCAGCTCCACGTGCCGGGCCCCGGGCAGCCGGCCGGCCAGGTCGGCGGCCACCGTACGGAACTCCGGCAGGTCGTAGGCGCCCGACACCAGCAGCGCCGGGGCGGTGATCGTGTCCAGCGACCAGTCCGTCTCGAGCTCCTCGGCGTCGCCCGCGGCCAGTTGCACCTCGAACGCGTGCCGCTGCATCTCGAAGACCAGGTCCCGTACGGCGCCGGAAGCCCGCGGACCCACCCAGGTGCGCACGTTCAACGCCGTCGCGCCCTCGACGTCACCCGCCTGCAGCAGCGCGTTCTCCTCGTCCCAGACGGCCCGCAGCCGTGCCGTGGGCTGCAGCGCCGGCGCCGCCGTGCACAGCAGGGCCAGCGACGTCACCCGGCCCGGCCACCGCGCGGCGATCTCCAGCGCCACCATCCCGCCGCCCGACGACCCGACCAGCGCGACCGGCCCGTCGCCGGCCGGCTCGAGTACCTGCGCCGCCACATCGGCCGGGGACGACGCGACGGGGGAGTCGCCGTACCCGGGAAGGTCGACCCGCACGACGCGACGACCGGGGAAGGTCAACGGGTCCCACATGCGGCGGTCACACACCGTCGAATGCAGCAGCAGAATCGTCGGGCCGGAACCGTGGGAATCATGCGATAGCGTCATCGACGCGCACGCTACGCGGCCACGGCAACGAGGGGAAACACTTAACGGCCGGCGCCACCGGCCGGGCCGCCCTGCTCACCGGGGTGATCCTCTCCGGGGGCAACGTCGGCGCGGCCCGCCGGGCCGAGCTACTCGCCTAACACCCGCGCCTCCACCGCCGGGTCCAACCCCACCCGCGGCCGGTCGGCCCGCTGCGGCACCGCACCGGGCAGCCCCCGCATCCACGCCCACGTGTCCGCGACCGTCTCCCGCACCGGCCGGCACACCAGACCCTGCCCGTACGCCTTGGACACGTCACCCTCGTGCAGGAACGTGTGCAGCTCACCGGGCGGCAGGTAGATCGGCAGCTGCGACCACGGCTCGATCCCGGCCGCCGCGATCACCGCCGGCTCCACCCACCGCAACCGCGCCCGCCCACCGGTGACCTCGTTCGCCGTGTCCAGCAACTCACCCATGGTGGTGTGCCCGGGCACGCTGACCAGATCGAACGCGCCCGCGGTCCGGCTCAGCGCCGCGTCGAGCAGGAAAACCGCCAGGTCGCGGACGTCGATGTACTGCAACCCCAGCTCCCGCGGCCCCGGCGCCAGCGTCGGACCGCCCCGCGCCAGCCGGTTGAGCCACCACGGCAACCGGCCGATGTCCTCGTACGGGCCCAGGATCAGCCCGGCCCGCCCCAGCAGCACCGGACCGTCGAACGCGGCCGCCCCCAGCTCCCCGCGCAGCTTGTCCCCGGCATACCCCTCGTCCTCGACGCCGACCAGGGGAGCGTCCTCAGCCCTGGCCGGCTCGGTGCCCGCGTACACCGAGCGGCTCGACACGTACGCGTAATGCCCGGCCCGGCCGCTGAGCAGCTGCGCCGTGCGCCGCACCGCCTCACCCTGCGCCGACCACGTGTCCACCACCGCGTCCCACGTGCCCGGCTCCAGCGCGCTCAGATCCCCCAGCCGGTCCCCGGTCAGCGCGCTCACCCCGGCCGGGGCGGCCCGGCGGCCCCGGTTGAACACGGTCACGTCGTAGCCGCGGCGCACAGCCTCGTCAGCCACCGAACGGCCCACGAAACCGGACCCGCCCAGGATCAGCACTCTCATGCCGCGACACTGCCCCGGCCCGTACGGGGAGGGAAAGGTTTTCTCGCTACGAGCGAAACGCCCGCAACGCCTCCACGACCAGCGCGTGATCCTCGGCCTGCGGCAGCCCCGACACCGTCACCACCCCCACCACCCCGACATCACGGATCCGGACGGGAAACGCCCCGCCGTGCGCGGCATAGTCGGCCGGGTCCACACCCATGCCCGCGTCCAGCTGCTGACCCTTCGCGGCCAGCCGGCGGCCCACCAGGAACGACGACGCCCCGTAACGCTCCACCACGCGCACCTTGCGCTCGATCCACCGGTCGTTGTCGGCCACACTGCCCGCCAGCGCGGCGTGGAACAGCTGCTGCGCCCCCCGCCGGATGTCGATCGCCACCGGCAGCGACCGCTGCCCCGCCAGCTCCACCAGCAGGCTGCCCAGCCGCCACGCGTCCGCGTTGTCGAAACGGGTCAGCTCGAGCTCGGCCTCCTGAGCCTCCAGCTCGGCGATCAGCTCTTCAGTCATGACGGCATTATGGTCACTTGCCGCGGCGGCGCTGCAGCCAGATACCCAACGAGGCCACCGCAACGAAGATCAGCACCGAGCAGCACAGCATCTTGATGAACATCGCCGCCCCCAACTTGGCTAAGGTCGTATCTCGTGCGCCTGGCCACCTTCAACCTGCTGCACGGACGATCACTGTCCGACGGCACGGTACACGCCGACCGGGTCGCTGCGGCGATCGCCGACCTCGACGCCGACGTCCTCGGCCTGCAGGAGGTCGACAAGGCCCAGCCCCGCAGCGGCCTGCTCGACCTCACCGCCATCGCCGCCGACGCCCTCGGCGCCCAGGTCCACCGGTTCGCCGCCGCCGTCGTCGGCACACCGGGCGAGACCTGGCAGCCCTGGCGCAGCGACGACGACAACCAGCACCCCCTGTACGGCATCGCCCTGGTCAGCCGCTACCCGGTGACCCGCTGGCAGATCACCACCCTGCCCGGCGCCCCCATGCGCTCACCCATCTACGACCCCGACAACGGGCTGCGGCTGCTCAAGGACGAACCCCGCGTGCTGCTGGCCGCCGTCCTGGACACCCCGCGCGGCCCGCTCACCGTGGCCACCACCCACCTGTCCTTCGTGCCCGGCTGGAACCTGCGGCAACTGCGCCACGCCGTACGGGCCCTGCGGGGGTTGCCCGCGCCCCGGGTGCTGCTCGGCGACCTCAACATGCCGGCCCGGCCCGTACGAGCCGTCACCGGCTGGCGTCCCCTCGGCCGTGCGGCGACCTTCCCCAGCCCCATGCCCCGCGCGCAACTCGACCACATCCTGGCCGACCCCCGCGGCATCGACCAGCTCGGCCGCGTCGTGCAGGTCGCCACCGCCCGGCCCCCGGTCTCCGACCACCTGCCCCTGCTCGTCCAGCTCGACCGTTAACGCTGTTTCTTGCGGCGCAGGAACACGT from the Paractinoplanes abujensis genome contains:
- a CDS encoding heme-degrading domain-containing protein; this encodes MTEELIAELEAQEAELELTRFDNADAWRLGSLLVELAGQRSLPVAIDIRRGAQQLFHAALAGSVADNDRWIERKVRVVERYGASSFLVGRRLAAKGQQLDAGMGVDPADYAAHGGAFPVRIRDVGVVGVVTVSGLPQAEDHALVVEALRAFRS
- a CDS encoding endonuclease/exonuclease/phosphatase family protein is translated as MRLATFNLLHGRSLSDGTVHADRVAAAIADLDADVLGLQEVDKAQPRSGLLDLTAIAADALGAQVHRFAAAVVGTPGETWQPWRSDDDNQHPLYGIALVSRYPVTRWQITTLPGAPMRSPIYDPDNGLRLLKDEPRVLLAAVLDTPRGPLTVATTHLSFVPGWNLRQLRHAVRALRGLPAPRVLLGDLNMPARPVRAVTGWRPLGRAATFPSPMPRAQLDHILADPRGIDQLGRVVQVATARPPVSDHLPLLVQLDR
- a CDS encoding alpha/beta fold hydrolase, which produces MTLSHDSHGSGPTILLLHSTVCDRRMWDPLTFPGRRVVRVDLPGYGDSPVASSPADVAAQVLEPAGDGPVALVGSSGGGMVALEIAARWPGRVTSLALLCTAAPALQPTARLRAVWDEENALLQAGDVEGATALNVRTWVGPRASGAVRDLVFEMQRHAFEVQLAAGDAEELETDWSLDTITAPALLVSGAYDLPEFRTVAADLAGRLPGARHVELEWAGHLPSLEDPPVVNELLLDFLRA
- a CDS encoding NAD-dependent epimerase/dehydratase family protein, encoding MRVLILGGSGFVGRSVADEAVRRGYDVTVFNRGRRAAPAGVSALTGDRLGDLSALEPGTWDAVVDTWSAQGEAVRRTAQLLSGRAGHYAYVSSRSVYAGTEPARAEDAPLVGVEDEGYAGDKLRGELGAAAFDGPVLLGRAGLILGPYEDIGRLPWWLNRLARGGPTLAPGPRELGLQYIDVRDLAVFLLDAALSRTAGAFDLVSVPGHTTMGELLDTANEVTGGRARLRWVEPAVIAAAGIEPWSQLPIYLPPGELHTFLHEGDVSKAYGQGLVCRPVRETVADTWAWMRGLPGAVPQRADRPRVGLDPAVEARVLGE